A segment of the Solanum lycopersicum chromosome 9, SLM_r2.1 genome:
TCATATATGAACTATCATAAGTATGCGAGTTTACTATCTGAACAATGACATcaactatttatcaaaaatgtTTCAACTATCAGAGTGTGAGTTTCCGATCTGAAATATAATCACACTATCATTTATATAGAAAAATGGAATAATCGATAGTTAAAGtatgtttttataaatgaaCAATTACACATATATAATTAGCAATTAATTAACCAATTCACTATTAAGTTTCAAAGAACTgcaattttaaattaatcaagtgcaattatatattttttttaaaaaaaagtagtatgcaaataatcaatatataattttagcaGTTGACAACTTCAACTTTgttcatttaaattaattctgGTTGACCTAATTAATGTCCTTAATTAGCAAGTTAGCTTTGACAATGTATACAAACTTGTTGATTAAGCTAAATAAGAAAAGCTAATAATTAACGTTGTTCGATGTATAAAGCATCTTAAGCTCGAAATTCAACAAGTGTCGAACTTTGGCGTCGCGTAACATGAGTGCgcgataaaaaataaaaccctaaaataaaatgagttgtgAGTATTACTTACACAACGTAAAAGGAAATATTCTGATACAAACATTAGTAATTGAATTTACGAAACTCATGAGTCATGACCTACAACTTCAAGAATACTCTTTAAtcatccaaataaatatttgatattgtgATAAAACTTTaggaaagaaattttaattaaatgttgAAAATGTTGCATATATAAGCAAATGACAACAACATTAATATAGTTTCTATAAACTGAAATAGGATTGGTTGGTCGgttattttttaacattaaaaataattaaaattcctTATTAAGATGATATCACAATGAAAAAGCcattttgaaaaagaatgtataaatttagttaaagatgaaatttatataatatttgctaatttttttattaaaaaaattgctttTCTTATCAAAAGTAGCTGTCCTTCTCCATTATTAGCAAGTCTAATAATGTTTAGGTCATTATctaatgaaatgaatatttttataagaGGTTTCAGTTTTgagtcataaaaaaaatattttaaacatagAGCGTTTAATTCACCTCCTTAATATGTAGGTTTATATgtgtaaatttttaaataaaataaatgaataaccTAATGTTCAATGACatgattaaaaattatagaTGTTCAATATAACAATTTGTGCATAAAAAAACCCACACCTAACCATGTCTCAATTGTGTGTTACTTAAACTCTTCAAAAGGTGTTGTTGCAAATGTGTTAGACATCAAAAATACACCTTTTTCAAAGAATCTAACTCGCACCTTACAACTTTATCGAGAGTTCAGAGTAAcacaaaacaaatgaaactttGAATACAAAATCATCTAAGTATGAACCATATCCATGTTCCATCCTTAGTAGGGATCACTTCTCCCCAGATAGAACCCAACGCAGCGCGTATCCAAATTATACGAGCTCCCATGCATGTACCAAACAGCGaatgaaaaaccaaaaaaaaaaagagaaagtacAAGATATGATGTGCTTAATGctcatatttttttaacctTGCATAACAAAAGGGCAGTTAATCTGTAAAGTATGCCCATGAAATACATCAAAATggttcatactttttaaattatatccAAAACTACTGCTAAAAACAACATAATTATCACTAAGTCAAAACAAACACTATATAATTAAGATAAGTTGTAATATCTAAGAAGCTAAGTAACTTAAGCTTTACCATGTTTTATATTTTCCCCTCAGTTGGTAACAGTTTTTTCTTCTAGgaagaaaaaaactttttccttgctatgttgtaattcttctTGTTTATCACCTTCAACTTCTTCTTCCTGCATTTCTTTGTCCTCGCAATCGACCATGTCTACTCTCTTAAGCAACTCAAATCCCTCAACGATCACGTTGTTAGTCTGCATTTCTAATACTGGAGGATCTGTGcctttgttgttgttgttgttgttgttctccgAGTTGCTCTGTGCACATTTATCAGAACTTGTTCCGTGCTCTGGACTCCAAGAGACGTTTCCATTTTCACTATGAAGTTCAGTTGGCTGATCCATCATATCGACATTGTGTTCAAGAGGAGATTGTATTAGCAGTGGACTACTAACAATTTGTCCAGTTGTTTGTCTCTCGCGATAGTCTTGCATCTCCATTCTGTATCGTTCTTTGTCTTGCAATGCTCTCTCCTGATAGACCTGAACTCAACAGAATATAATCATTCGAAGTAGTTAGCATGAAACAAACAAGAACAATCTCATACGTCTTGGGATATTTAAACCGGAGAAAGGCTCATAAACAACCACCTAGAATACGAAATATCTTAATTGTCGTTATACTTTGGAGCCATTTATACCTTCAGTGTCTGTCAACAAATCATTTCGTAGTTGACCTCGATTGTAAAGGAGTTCCAATCTTAGTCCATGCTAGAACCCCATTAAAGTCAAGGTATATACGAGGACATTTGATAACAAAGGCATGAATGGCCTCAAAGTATAACGGAGCAAAACTAAGATACTTTGCATAGTAGAGGAGTAAATTTTTGGACCTTTTTCCGATATGAAATATATCGTTTGGTTCCCTACCATCTTCTCTGGAACGTTCAGATTGTTCCACAGTTCACCAATCATCCTACTAATCTCTCTATCCTTTCCAGGATAAAGAGGTTTCAGACGGGCATGTTGTTCTGCAAAGAAAAAGTTATAACCACTTCTGTTAGGCTTGGGATGGGCAGGGTCGCGCTTTTTGATTTCACTTTTCTTCCTACGCTTTCTTCTAGCTATCCCAGGTGTTGATGCTTCTTTTTGAGTGTTGTAAGCAGGTACATTCTGCAACTCTTGCTGCTCTTGGTTAATTGGAATCTGATATAGAACACCTTTAAGATCCTCAGATCCAATCTTCACTGTAATAAGATATCCACTCTCAAACTTCCCGTCAATGAAACCAGACACAGGTGAACCTGTCGATGGTATGGTAGTTTCTGCAAGCACAAAAGAATGGGGTGATGGACATTATTTGTTAGCTATAGTAGGAAATTATCAGTCTAAACAGTTAAGCAGTAAAGATTTATCATGTTCTACTACTTCACATGTAACAGAAGCATCGATATCGATAGTACTCATTTTATCATGTGAATCAGTAGATACAAAGTTTTAGAGTCTCCCAGGGTTCACAACTCAATGGATAACCAATATCGTGGACCTAGCCCCTATTTTCTTTGTTCTCCTCGTAAGGATCACCTCACTTATCTCGAAAAGGACATAAAAAATATCACCATACATGGATTTGAAGACTCCGAAAAGATATGAATGAATGACTATGACATAAAAGATTTGGAATGACTCTTACCTTCAGGAAATGTTGTTTCTATCCTCTGTGGCTGGGGCATGGTGGCTTCTAGTCCTGGTGGTGGAAGGATATATCCGGCCAAAGCTTGAGTTGGAGCTGCAGTTCGAGAGGCTTCCTGCAACACGCCTGAAATAAATCTATGTTTTAGTGAGAAAGCCTCGGCACAATTAATTAAGTAATGAAAGATTCCACACATACCAGGAGGAGGAGTCCAGTACTTTGCCTTGAAATAGTAGAGTCTTTCGTAGTGAAATAGCAATGAGATATAGTATTTCCGAAGAACAAATGAAGCATTTGTGGCTGAAGAAGGAAAGTTAAACAGCAATGTTACTTCCTTCCATCTTTTCTCCCCTAGAATCTGCAATTACGTTCgaaaaatcataattatacAGACTCAACATTGATTTCAACCCAATCATTCCTTTCTATGCATATTAAGAGCTATACTTGTTTACGACAAACAACAACCTGTAAGGCCACAAAATTCTTCAAACCCATCCTACAACAAGCTTGAAAGAACAACTCGTAAAACAactgaaatgaaaatgaaaccAAGCCCCAAGTGTTCTGGTTCCTTACGCCAAAACGCATACACCTTCCACCTATTTGTATGATGTTCTAGTCTTGCACGTTTCTTGACTTTACTCCAGCTGAGCATCACCCATGAGCGTAACAAAACAAGGAGAAGCATTTAAGACGCGAAAGCTAAACTTGAATGGAGTATATCCTAACCATGTGGGGATGCATAACAAAAATAGTGCCTTCTGTGGCTCTTTACTATGGCAAAGCCAACTCAAATGAAATTCATCAATCCAGAGGTCAATACACCAACTTATGCTTTTTTAGTAAGagaaaaaattaagagaaaatacCATAACATGGAGATATATGATGAGAGTTACTCTAACCTTCCCCAGCTATtctacattttaaataattaatcatgGATATAAAACGGAAAGAGCACAAAAAGTTTGAATACAATGAGCCTAAGTTCTATTACCTTTGAGAGACCACCACGAGTAGTTA
Coding sequences within it:
- the LOC101265586 gene encoding high mobility group B protein 15, encoding MASSSAENSPVPLRVAPPNYQPYPLPLVKYENIVASPQLFMETLQKLHAFMRTKFMVPVIGGKQLDLHRLFVEVTTRGGLSKILGEKRWKEVTLLFNFPSSATNASFVLRKYYISLLFHYERLYYFKAKYWTPPPGVLQEASRTAAPTQALAGYILPPPGLEATMPQPQRIETTFPEETTIPSTGSPVSGFIDGKFESGYLITVKIGSEDLKGVLYQIPINQEQQELQNVPAYNTQKEASTPGIARRKRRKKSEIKKRDPAHPKPNRSGYNFFFAEQHARLKPLYPGKDREISRMIGELWNNLNVPEKMVYQERALQDKERYRMEMQDYRERQTTGQIVSSPLLIQSPLEHNVDMMDQPTELHSENGNVSWSPEHGTSSDKCAQSNSENNNNNNNKGTDPPVLEMQTNNVIVEGFELLKRVDMVDCEDKEMQEEEVEGDKQEELQHSKEKVFFFLEEKTVTN